Proteins encoded within one genomic window of Natator depressus isolate rNatDep1 chromosome 1, rNatDep2.hap1, whole genome shotgun sequence:
- the LOC141980770 gene encoding olfactory receptor 52R1-like has translation MQETPFCLRVGHLLPYSMSDSNTTNFTNPSTFILLGIPGLEKAHVWISIPFCAMYAIVILGNFTILFIVKIELSLHEPMYYFLCMLAVSDLVLSTSILPKTLSIFWFNSREIDFSACLTQLYFIHCFFMTESGIFVAMALDRYVAICHPLRHSTILTNPMVAKICLAVVLRGGIVVLPYLLLARQWPYCRTNIIPHTHCEHMAVVKLACTNTHVSSYYGLFVVFCVTGLDVVFITMSYTQILRAIFSLPTKDARLKTFETCGSHLCAISAFYIPRLFSSLTSRFGQNMPLYFHILSANVYLLVPPMLNPIIYGIKTKEIWGRILQLFTQKGTKVFSWSSGSQTELCGELAGDRVLGPLS, from the coding sequence ATGCAAGAGACACCGTTCTGCCTCAGAGTTGGACACCTTCTCCcctactccatgtcagattccaacacaaccaacttcaccaacccctccaccttcatcctgctgggcattcctggcctggagaaggcccatgtctggatctccatccccttctgtgcCATGTACGCCATAGTcatcttggggaacttcaccatcctgttcatTGTGAAGATAGAGCTGagcctccatgagcccatgtactatttcctctgcatgctggctgtTTCTGACCTGGTCCTGTCTACGTCCATCCTGCCCAAAAcactgagcatcttctggttcaattccagggagatcgatttcagtgcctgcctcacccaaCTGTACTTCATTCACTGCTTCTTCATGACTGAATCTGGGATTTTTGTGGCCATGGCGTTGGATCGTTACGTGGCCATCTgccatcccctgagacattccaccatcctgacaaaCCCCATGGTGGCCAAGATCTGTCTGGCTGTGGTGCTGCGTGGTGGCATAGTTGTACTACCCTATCTCCTCCTGGCCAGGCAGTGGCCGTATTGCAGAACCAACATTATTCCCCACACGCATTGCGAACACATGGCCGTGGTGAAGCTGGCCTGCACCAACACCCACGTCAGTAGTTACTACGGCCTGTTTGTGGTATTCTGTGTAACTGGTCTGGATGTGGTTTTTATCACCATGTCTTATacccagatcctcagggccatcttcagcctccccacaaaggatgCCCGGCTCAAGACGTTTGAGACCTGCGGCTCTCACCTGTGTGCTATCTCAGCCTTTTACATCCCACGTCTCTTTTCCTCCCTCACATCCCGGTTTGGCCAGAATATGCCCCTGTATTTCCACATTCTCAGCGCCAATGTATATCTACTGGTGCCCCCCATGCTAAACCCCATTATCTATGGGATAAAGACCAAAGAGATCTGGGGCAGGATCCTCCAACTCTTTACTCAGAAAGGCACTAAAGTTTTCTCCTGGTCCTCTGGTTCTCAGACTGAGCTTTGTGGGGAGCTGGCtggtgacagggtgctgggcccTCTTTCCTGA